The nucleotide sequence AAAATGGTAATCATTCAACATGATGATTAACTGTTTTTTCTAAATCATTCATTGAATTTAAAAAGTCATCATTTTCATTAAAGTTCATTTGGATGTTTCCTAAACCTTTAGAATGTCAACCATCAATTACACTTGAAAGTGCTGGATTATTTTGGTAAGCAAAGTATTTTTTTGCGTTCAATGGACTTTCTCATCATTCACCAAACATAAAGACTTTGTCACTTTTTCTTGATTCACCATCATTCATCGCATTTTCGCTCGCTTGACGCAATTGTGTAAATAATTTAGCAGTTTTAGTTCCATCTAAATCTGATGGTTCGTATTTGTTTTTTGAACCTCAAAAATGGTAGAATGCGTCATACCTAAATCCATCGACTCCTTTTTTACTTCAGAAGCTTTGAATTGCTTTAAGTTCTTCAACCACTTCAGGATTGTCCAAGTTTAAGTCGGGCATACCTTTTCAAAATTCTGCGACATATTCAGAATTAGTTGGTTTGCGAGTTTTATCAATGTTTAAAAATATATCGATTGAATTTTGATCATCTATACCATATGCTTGAACATGTTCATCATTTTTGCGTTCATAAAAACGATAAAAGTCACGATATTTTTGCTCGCCTCTTAAAGCTGCTTGGAATCATGGATGTTCATAAGAAGTATGGTTAAAAACTAAGTCCAAAATAACCGCGATTCCACGTTTATGTGCTTCAATTAAAAACTCGTCAAAAGCTTGCATTCCACCTAATTCTGGAGCTACATCTAAATAATCAATCACATCATATCCATGATATGAACTAGCTGGATGAATAGGTGATAAATATAAAGTGTCCACTCCAAGCTTACTAAAGTAGTCTAAATTATTTTTTAGACCGATAAAATCACCAATTCCATCGTTATTTCCATCAGCAAATGAATAAACGATTAATTGGTACATTACATTACTTTGTGGAGCTTGTTTGTTAAATGGAGCGATGAATTTTGCATTTTGAGCTTCTAAAATATATGACAAATGATTCATGTTTTGACTTTGAATCTTCTGAGTAAATTCTTGATCACCTCAATTTTTTAACTTTTTAGCATTATTAACACATGAAGGTACTAGCAAGCAAGAGCTACCAGCTAATGTTGCTAACTTCATAAAAATCAAACTTTTTTTCATATTATTTTTATTATATGAATTTATCAAATTTATCTTTTGAGAATCTTGTTAGGTCAAATAAAAAGTGCATTTTTGGTGCACTTTAAAACTTTTTGCCGAAAAATTCAATTTAATGTTATTTGTTTGAATCATTTCATTTTTTAATATTAGAATTTATCTCGTCAAAAATCGAGAATTTTGGATCAACGCGATTAACCAAAATAAAATAAATTAAATCAGCTAAGAATAAAAATCCAATTTTGCTACCAGCACTAGTAATGCGGTGTTGTTGTGGTAATGAGTTTACAATTAATACATTACGAATGTCATTGCGTTCAAGCGATTTATTACGTGTTCATACACAATGACGAATTCGATTATTAATTAAATGGCTTAATACCGGAAAAATTTCTGCCGTATTACTGCTACGAGTAATGACTGTAACAAAACAGTTATCTTTTAGAACGTGACTAAGACCAAAAAAGTCATGCACACTTGAAATATTGTGTGTCGTTATACCGATTTTATTCAGATTTTTTGACAGATACGAACCGACAAACGAACTTTCTCCGATTCCAAAAATAATGTGGTTTTTGCAGTATTTTAGTCTACGAATGTATTCACGAATATTGTCGAAATTTTCACTGTAACGCTCAAAAGCATCTTCAATACTAAATTTGTAGTGTTTGTGGATGTTATTGATGATATCATGAATACTTAATTGTCCCTCTTCTTTAAGCTCAAGGTCGTTATTTTCAACGATATATTTACGTTTTTGAATATAAAGTTGAAATAAACGATAGTTCTCAAAACCTAAAGATTGAATAAAACGAGTCAGAGTTGATTGTGAGCAAAAAACCTTTACTGATAATTCTTTTGCAGACAATTGAATTACTAAATCAGGATTAGATTCTATAAAATCGATTAAATAACGATTATTTTGATTATTTGAAAGATTCGACTTGTATTTCTTTTCGATAAGATTTTGTTTTGCCATACAAAATAATTTTATTAAGTTCTGCGATAATAATAATAATAATAATAATAATAACGGTATTTTTCATATTTTTTCCACATTTTCATCCTTAGTCAATTAAAACGATAACGTCTTATTGGTAGAGAGAAAAGTAAATAAAAAGTGTAGCGATATCGCTACACTGATTTTTATTATTCCAAGTATCCAATTGGTAAGTAAATTAATCCAAAGATAACCAAACCAATAAAGATTAAGAAAACCGAAAATGCTGCAAGAACCATAATTAATTTCGAATATTTAATTAGGTTTGTTCAAACATATTTTTTAAAGTAAAATGAAAACATATTATCCTTTCGTTGCAACACCTTGTCTTGATATAGCATTCATAATTCTTTTTCTAATCAATGAGTAAATAATAATTAATGGTAATACAACTAAGACAGCCCCGGCCATTCTGATGTTAACTACCATTCTGGTAAGACCATCAACTTCTTCTTTTCCGGTTGTAAATAATCAAATTGATAATAAAGGAGCATCGGTTCTACCTTCATAAACAGTAGAAGGTCATAAGTAGCTGTTTCATGAAGCAAAAGCGGTTAAAATAGCTACAGTTCAAATAGTTGGTTTAATCATTGGAATTGCAATTTTGACAAAGAATTTTAATTCACTTGCACCGTCTATTTTTGCAGATTCACGAACACTATCATTAATCGCCTCAAAAGCATTACGGAACATAAATCCTGAGAATACTGAAGCAACGAATGGCATTGTTAAAGCGATTATGATTTTAAAGTTGTTAGCCGCATCTTTTCATCCAAGCTTAACAATAACGATATATTGTTGCGAAAGCAATGCAAGCTCAGGTAAAACAAGTAATGATAAGAAGAAGAATCACATCGCATTTTTAAATCTTCATTGTTTTAAACTAAATGCGTATCCAAAAGTCATTGAGAAAAATGTTTTTCCGGCGATACTTACTGCAGTAATTAATGAAGTAAAAATTAAAGCTTTTCAGTATCCGTCTTGGAATGCTTTAGCATAGTTTGATCATTCAAATAGTATTTTACCAGACTCTAAATCACGTGGTACTAAGTGCACTGTACCTGTATCTTCAGCTAATTGACGTGTGAAAAGAGAATTAGCGATCATAAAGTAAAAAGGGAAAAGAACTACCGCACCAAAGAATAATAAAACTGATAATTTGAAAAACATAATCAGTAATTTACTGATATATTTGGTTGTTTCAATAGGATTTGCTACTTTTTCTTGTTTAGATTTTAAATTTCGTTTTAAGAACATTTGTTTTATTAGCAATTTTACTGTAAACATTCTTTTCTCCTTTCTTTTCTTTAAGTGTAAACATTAATGCTACAAATTTACGTAAAGTATATGATACGGTTATACCGATGATAACTAAATACACAGATAAAGCTGCGGCACGTTCAAAACTTTTATCAACAGTAATATATTTATAGATTAATAACATAATCGATCCACCACCATTTTGAACCGCTGCACCGGCAGAGTTGTTGAAAATAGCAAGTGGAAAGACTTTAATACCACCAATTAATCCGACCGTAATTAAGAATGAAATTGTTTTTTGGATTGATGGTAAAGTAACAAAGAAGAATTGTTTTGCTTTATAAGCTCCATCAATTGAAGCTGATTTATAAAGCTGTTTGTTAACACCTAACATTGCAGATGTTAAGATTAAAATTTGGAAAGCTAGATTACCTCAAACACCACGTACTAAAATAACGACTAAAGGTAATCATGAATCGCTCTCACCGCTTTTTAATCACTTAAGATTAGTACCAAAAATTAAATTAACTAACCCTTTTTCTTGTGGTTCAGTTCCACCAAAAAGGTAGAAAAACGTTAAACCAACCGCAATAGCGTTAGTAACATACGGTAAGAAGAACACCGTTTGTACAAATCCACGTGTATATTTATTAATAACGTGGAAAATTGCGGATGCAATTAGAATCGAAATAGTTAATGAGATTGGTAACGCAGCAACTGAATACACGAATGAGTTTCTTAATGCGATGTAAAACTCACCACCGATTTTAGTTTTAGCGTCTAAGAAATCTATGAAATTTTGAGTTGAGTATACAATGTCATACGCTTTTGGCCCAACTCTTCTTTCAAAAGCGACAAAAATAGTTAAAATAAACGGAATAATTGTAAAAAGTAAAATAATTAAAATTGAAGGTAATATTAATAATGATGGTTTTCAAAATGGAGATTTTGCATCAATAATTCTTAAACTTGATTGCTTTTTAGTAATAGAAAACTTTGAACGGAAAAAGTTTTTAATTCGAATTGAAAATAATGATAAATTATTAAAAAACATGAATTAATTAACTCTTTCAGTCGTATCAATATCGAATAAATGCAATCTTGAAACTTTTGAAATATCCATGTAAACAACATCACCGATATTGTATTCATCTTTTTTACTTAAGAATACGTTAGCAATAACTTTAGGTTCTTCAATGATAACTTGGGCTTGAATTTCTTTTCCTAAGTATTCAACAGATTTAATTGTACCTTTGAAAATTCCTTTAGCCGCTGTAGTTTCAACTAAATCTTCTCCACGAATTCCAACTTTAATTTCAGGTTTTGAATAGTTTGAAATTGTAGTAATTGCCTTGTCATTAATTAAGATTTCACCATTGTGAACTTTGGTTGGAAAGACTGACATTTCAGGCATACCTAAAAACTTAGCAACGAATTCGTTTGCTGGTCTACGGTAAAGTTCCATTGGTGATCCCATTTGTTGCACTTGAGCCATTGACATACAGATAACTTTGTCGCTAATTGACATCGCTTCTTCTTGATCGTGAGTAACAAAAACTGTAGTAATTTTACTTTCTTGTTGTAATTCACGAATTCATTTTCTAGTTGAAATTCTTAATTTAGCATCTAAGTTTGAAAGTGGTTCATCTAATAAAAGAATTTTTGGTTTTTTAACAAGAGCACGTGCGATAGCAACACGTTGTTGTTGTCCACCACTTAATTGAGTTGGTTTTTTGGCTAAATTCTTTGTAATATCAACACGTTCAGAAACTTCAAGCACATCGCGAGCAATCGCTTCTTTCATCGAAATTAAGTCTTTTTTATATTCTTCAACTTCATGTTGAGCTTCAATAGGTAACAATCTAATTAATTCATTAAGTCCTTTGTTTGAATTCGATGAACTAACTGATGTTTGACTAGCAAAAATTTGTGAAACCAGTTCCTTTTGAGCAAGTTTGAATTTATTTTGATATTCTTTATTTTCTTGCTTAATAATTTTTTTGGTTTCATTTAACATTCTATTAACTGAGTGAACTTTAGTTAAAGATTTCATGAAATTAAGTTGTAATTTCAAGTTTTTAAGAATTTTATTGTGTTTTACTTTGACGTATTTAAATAAAACTTTATAAATTGATTCATTAATTTTATTTAATAATTTAACTTCAAAAGTACGAACAATTTCTTTAGGTTGAATACTAATGTTGTTTTTGTAAACTTCATTTTTGTAAGTTTCAAGTTCATCAAAAAGACTACTTCTTAGTTTGTAAATTTTGTCAATGTATAAATCTAAAGAATTGGTGTAATTTTCTTGTAAGAAATCATTAATTTCTAAAGAATTTAAGAATTTACTGATTTTTAATGAATTTTGATTTTCACAATATTCTAATTCATGAGTTAAATGTTTTGCAATTGGATTTTCTTTATTTGTCAATTGACTAACATTTTGAATAGGATTTGAATGAATTCTTCTTAATAATTCAATTTCTAAGCTTTCAGTGTATTTTAATTTTGATGAAAATTCATCTAATAAATCGTTAATTTGTTGAGTTTTATTTGCATAGATCTCTTTAATTTTTTCATTAATTAGCTCTTGATCAATTTCAGCAACGATTTTCTTTTGGTAAAGTGTTTTTTCGTTTGCTGCTTTTGCTTTTTTATATGATTCAAGCGAATCCTTAACAATAAAGTTCTTTTCGGCAGCAGACTTAGATTGAGCAATTTCTAAAAGGTTAACCTGATTTTGTGAAATATCTTCTTTACGAGTTTTTAAGTTTAAAAATGAAACATTATTTTTTTCAAAAATGTCATTTCTCTCGTTAAAAGCGTTTTCTAAATCAGTAATGTATTTAGATTCGACATTAAAATGTTTAGCTAAAATTGTAAAAATGTTTTTTTGTGCTTTTTCAAAATTTAACTTATATTCTTTTTGTCAGTGTTCATCATTGTAAAGTGGAAAAGCAATATTATCAAAAACATTCATGTGTGGATAAAGGGCATAGTTTTGAAATACTAATCCTAATTCTCTTTGTTGAGGTGAATATTTTGTAACATCAATTCCGCTAAAATAAATTTTACCGCTACTTGGTTTTAAAAGACCTGAAATGGCATTAAGAGTTGTTGTTTTACCACTACCACTAGGTCCAAGTAAAGTTACAAGCTCTCCTTGGTTGATTTTAAAAGAAACATTATCAACTGCAATTGAAGTACCAAAGTCAATAACTAAGTTTTTAATTTCAATTGCTGGAGTTTGCAATTTTACAGATCTTTGTTCTTTGTTGTCCATTATTTCCTTTCTTTATTACTTTAATTTTAATAGATTTCTAGAATTTAATGTTAATTGACATTCTTAATTTTCGAAATTCCATTTAGTTTATAATAATTTTTTCTTGTTTCTAAACCACCAAATTCTGGATTGCTTGGCAACATGAAAAATTCTCTTGCACTACTAAAACTTTTACCGTGTTCACTATAGAAAACAACTAAATCATCAGGTTTTTCAATTCGTTTATTTAAAACATTTTCAATACCATATTTTTCTTTTAGAATATTGTTTACTTTATTTACAGTTTCAGGAGAATAAAAACCTTTTTGATTTATAAAACCATAGTTATATGCATTAGCAATATATGGTGTTGCTAAAAGTTCAAATGAAGGATTTGGTTCATTTTCTTCATTTTTCTTATATGTGTTATATGCAACTACTGTAGTGTCATTAATAATTGGTAAGGTATAACCATTTTTTAAAAGTTCAAGTGCATATAATTTTCACTGACCGCTAGTTTCATCTTGATATAAAATGTGTGTCACATATCTATCATATGATCTTGTCGCTCAATTATCTGCAATTAATTTAACTTTTTTTCCTACTTTTAATACTGATTTAGCAAATTCTGTATCTAATTCTGATAAAGTTCTTTCGATTCGATTAATTTTCAATTTATTTTTCAATATTTCAAGATTAGCTTCTTCAACTGTTACTTGTTTTTGATCACCAGCTTTTTTAGCTTCATCAATTTTTTGCTTGTTGAGCATCAAAAATAGCTTGAATTTCTTCTGGTGTTTTTTCTTTTTGTTTGTTAGAGGCTGAAACAAATGGATCCACAACATAAGCTTCAGGAGTATCAATAAATGGAATACGAATATTAATCTGATTTTCAGTAATATGACTTTCCGCTCCTGATTGTTCTTGAGCTAATTTTAAATCATCGAATTTAACTACAACTGTATCTCCATCAATTACTCTAACAATTTCAGCATCAACAGCATGATAGTATTCTCAAAAGTTTTGTGTGACTTCGGTCGAAACACCACTGAAGTAATTATATTTTGTATATTTAATAATTTTATTATCAATGTCTTTGGTTAAATTATCAAAATCAAATTCATTAATTGAAAAAGCTTTGTTAGAAGGAGCACATTGACTTGAAAGCATTGGTACTGCTAGAGTTGTAAGAAAAATACCCGTAGATAGGGTAAGTATTTTTCTTCGTTTATTAACGATTTTGAACATTAAATTATTCAATTCCTCTTCTGAATTTTGCTAATGCTTCAGCAGGTTTAACTTTATTTCCAGTAACAAGACTTTTTGCAGTAGTAGAAATAGCTTTTCTAACTCTATCAGCTTCAGTTGCACCTGGATCTTCTACCAAGAAGTTACTTTCAGGATGTGTAACAAGTGCTTGGAATGCTTTAAAAATTAAGTTGTGTGGTGTACCTTCTTTAGCGAATAAACCTTTTGGTTGGTCAAAGAATTCTTTTGTAGTGTTTAAGTAGTTACCAAATTCATTGAAAATATCGATTGGTTTTTTGTTTGTAAATGTTTGAAACTTATCACTTTTATCTGGATTTTTTCCATTAGGAATTCGCAATTCTTCAACTGTAGTAGAAATAAATCATTCAACAAATTTTCTTGTTTGTTCGTCTTCATTAGCATTAGAGTGAATTCCGATAATAGATGGTCCTTGTCCTACAATGTAACTTTTATCAGATTCTGCTGTAGCTTTTGTAGGTGCCATTAAGTTATAAACTTCATCACTATTAACAAATGAACTTGCAGAAGCTAGTGTAATTTCAAATTCTGCAGGATCAATTAAGTAAAGTTGTTTTTTACCTAATCTAAAGTCGATTTCACCTAATAACTTACTTTTATCACTCAATTGGATTCCTTTAAATGTAACGATTCCTTTTGAATCAGAAGAAACTGCAGTAGAATTAGCATCTGCAACAACAATTACATAGTTTTTACCATTACCAAATGCTTTTAAAGTAGCATCTTGTTCTGCACTTGTTAATTTACCATCGTGTTTTAATTTATCAGGTTTTTGTTTATCATTAGTACTTAAATAAATACTATTTTGATAAGAACCATCGATAAATTTGATACCATCATCGCTAGAAGATTCTACAACGTATAAATTAGTTGTTTTTCTTTCATCATCAGTTAAAATTTCAGTAAGATCATTTTTCTTATCTTTGAATTTAGCGTTAATGAATTTAGCGCCATCAACTTGTGCAGCTTTACCAGATACATAGTTATATGAAACTCCAGCACTTGATCCAATTGTTGCAAGATATTCATGTTTTGAGAAACGAGTTGAACCATATGATCCATCACCATTAATAATTAATGAACTAGTAGAAATAGCTGGATTAAAAATATCAAAAATTTTCTTAATTCCATCATATTCTGCAGTACCTGATTTTTTGTATGATGTAAAGTCAAATCCACCGTAAATTTCAGTACCAGCTGCATTAGTTTTAGGGAATAATGTAATACCGTTTTGTGCAGCACTTGTATAGAAATCATTAGGGAATGAGTCTGTTGAAGCGATGTAAGAAACTTTTTCTGGATTGTAGTATGATCTTACAATTGTAATGAATTTTAAATAATCATTTCAATTACCGAAAGTAGTATCTGAAAGAGTAAATCCTGTTCTTAAGTCTGCTGCTTCGTTTCATGATTTTTCATCAAAAGCACCATCTCATTTTTTATTAATCATAGCTTTATCAGCATCTTCGCTTGCAGATGATCATTTTTCAATAGCTTTATTAATAATTTTATTTGATTCAGATTTATCAACCGCAAGTCCTTTAGCTTCTAAATCTGAAATGATTTTACCTAATAATGGCAAGTTAATTGTTAATATTGAAGTTGATTTTGAAGTAGGAATAAATACAATTTCACCATCATTAATTCCAGCGATTTTTTTGTTAATGTCTAAGAATTGGTCGGCAATATTATCTAAACCACTAATTCCTTTAAAATCTAAACTCATGTCATATTCAGCGATTTCAGCTGCTGCTGCAGGATAGTTAAAGATCAAGTTACCGATTGAACCACTTTTATCACGTGCTTTAAGACCTTGAACAATAGAAGTTGTTGTATATCCACCAACTCTAACTATTTCAATTGGATAAAGATTGTTTGGTGCGACCACATTAGCGTTGTAATAATCAACAATTGCTTGTAGTGCTTTACCTTGTTTATTAGTTTCTGAAAAACCAGAAGTAATAATGATCTTTTTATCATCATTTTGATCAAAACGTCCTTTAGCACCACAAGCTGCTGAAAGCAATGGTGCAGCAAGCATTGAAGCACTCGCAACAGTTAATAAAGTTTTAAATTTTGTTTTCATTTTTCTCCTTGAAATTGATTGCAAATAAATACACAAATAATTATATTATTTATTTCTGTAGAATCTGAATTTTTATTCAATTGTGGAAAAAACATGGAAAAAAATAAAAAACGGATTTTAAAGCTAAAAATTACATTTTTTAGTGAAAATTATTTTCGTTTTAGAGTTTCACACAACAGTGGAGAAACATTTTTATATTAAATAAATCAAGCAGAACAAAAATAAAAAAATAAACTATTTGCGAATTCCAAAAAAATTCGGTCATAGTTTATTTAGTGAGTTTAAATTATTTGTTTTTGTTTACAAAATCATCTAAACGTGAGTGTTTTCTAGCACCTTTATTAGCGTGGAAAACACCTTTTTTCACAGCTTTTCCAATTAATGAGTGTGCTAAAGCAACTTTTTCAGCAACTTTTTCATCTTTTGCTAAAACTGCTTCACGTGCAGCTCTAATAGCTTTACGTACACGTGATTTCATAGCAGCGTTTTTAACTCTAGCAGCTTCCATTTTTGAAATGCTTTTGATTTTAGATTTAATATTTGCCATGTTAAACCTCCCTTTTTCATACATTTTTATATATTTTTAAAAATATAGAAAAATCGTGTTTATTATATCAAAAAGACAAAAGAAATGATAAAATTAATTCATATATTAGATGTGAAAAGGAGTCAAAATGACTGTATCAAACAAAAGTCGTGTTGTTCTTGTTATATTGAGTTTCTTCTTAGGAGCATTAGCGATTGATCGATTTTATGCTGGTAGAATTGGATTAGGTATTGCTAAATTATTATTAGGTGTATTTACTTTATATATTTGAAATTTTGTTGATTTTATTTTAGCAGTTGCTGGAAGACAAAAAGATAATTTTGGATTATATATTCAAAACTGATAAACATAAGATACGAAATATTCTAGAGAAATTAAAATTCAAACTCTATTGCACTGCGATAGAGATTTTTTATTAACTAAATTCAATTCAAAAAGTGAAAAAAATCTCCATTTATTTAACGGAGATTACTTTAGCATCACAAAAGTGAAAGTTTGTAGTTTATTTACGCTTAGTTACAATTACAAGCGAACCATCTTGTAAGTCACATTCAACTGGATTGGCTAAATTCAAACTATATAAAATATTTCTAAAATCAAAAATTTGTTCTAAGGAGATTTCTTCAAATTTTTGTTCAGGAATTAAGACGTAATTATTTCCTAAATGACAAATTTTAGTTTTTTTAATAAATTCGACTGGATAATAATCTTTAAGTCATTGCAATAATAAAATATCACTATGATCTAAATCTTTTTCATTAATATGAATTTTAAGATTTTCATCGATGTATCTTTTACGAATTATGTTGAAATTATAAATAAAGTTTTGAATTTCTTTTCTGGTCAAAACAGTTGCAAGAAAAGCACACAAAATAGCTCTATTTTTATTTATCGCATAACTTGTGTTTTTAAATTCTTCAGATTGAAGAAGTTTAATTAATTGTGTTTTTTCTTTTTTTAAATCATGTAATACATTCATAAAAATTGGATATCTTTTATAAAGTACTAAGTATTTAAAATCACAAACATCGTATTCTATTTTTGAGTATAATTCATATAAAAATAGAAAAAAATTAAACTTAATCGTGTTATCAAACAACTTTGGTTTATTCGTGTAAATTCATTTTGCTAAGTGTAATTTTCTAATATTTAAGCACAACATTTGACCTTCTTTTTTATCTACTCATTTTAATTATAGTTTTATATATGCATAAAATGCAAAAAGTGCAAATTAATTGATGAATTTTTGCATTTTATGACATGTTTTTTCATAAAAAAGTCGATTTTGCCTAAAAATTATGAAAATTAATTTATTTTCGTTTTTGTTTCTTGAAATTATATTTAATTTAAAATTAAAGATTTGTTGATTTTATGCTTTTGAAGAATATGATAAAATAATATTACAAGCCCAAGTGGTGGAATGGTAGACGCTGCGGACTCAAAATCCGCTGGAGCAATCCGTGCAGGTTCAAGTCCTGTCTTGGGCACCAGAAAAATTGCGACATTGAGTGTCGTTTTTTTTTTTTTTTTTTTGCCTTAGTCAAAATGATTTTCCTTTTAAAAAAAATTTAAAGTATTAAAATTTAATTAATATGAATTAGAAGAAAGGAAAAATATGATTATCAAAGAAATTACATCACAATTAAGAAGTGATTTAATGCAATTAAAAGCGGTTTTTAAAGGTGATGAATATCCAAAAACACTTTTAGAAAAAAATTCACAAATTACTGAATATTTCGATAAAAACGAAGCTTTGGTTTACCTTGGAGAAAAAGGTAAATTAAAATATGACGATGTCTATGCTTTCGCTAAAAACTTAGCAAGTGCTAACACACGTGCTTACCAAGTTAACTTAGACTCATTTGTTGGTGAAGGATTATGCATTAAAGGTGTTGTTAAAGCTTTTGTTGAAGCTATTAACTACACAAATGCACAATTATGAAATGCTAAAACTAAAGAAAAAGAAGTAAAACACGAAATTAGTTTATATTCAAGTGCAAACCAAAGTGAATACGAAAAAGCTTTAACTGAAGCTTTAGTATTATCTCAAGCAGTAAACTTTGTACGTGATTTACAAGTTACACCACCAAATATCTGTAATTCAGAATGATTAGCTGATTTTGTAGCAAATGATTTAAAACAACACGAAAACTTAAAAGTTACTGTTTTAAATAAGGCACAAATCGAAGAGCAAAAAATGGGATTATTACTTTCAGTTAACCGCGGAAGTATGTATGAACCTCGTGTAGTTGTGATTGAATACAACGGAAATCCTGAAAGTGACCAAAAAACTGTTTACGTTGGAAAAGGAATTACATTCGACTCTGGTGGATACAACATCAAAACTGGTGGACACATGTTAGGAATGAAATTCGACATGTCAGGTAGTGCAATTGTAGCCGGAGCTCTTAAAGCGATTGCTCAATTACAACCAAAAGTTAACGTAGCGGCTGTAATGTGTATTACTGACAACCGTGTAAACGGAGACGCTTCATTACCTGATTCAGTATGAACAAGTATGAACGGAAAAACAGTTGAAATCAACAACACAGATGCTGAAGGTCGTTTAGTAATGGCTGATGGATTAACATACGCAGTTAGAAACTTAAAAGCAACTCGTTTAGTTGATGTGGCAACTTTAACCGGAGCTATCTTAGTTGCTTTAGGTTCAACATACACCGGAACATGAGCAACAAGCGAAAAAGCATGAGAAGAATTAAAAGCTGCCGCTGATAAACAACACGAATTAGTTTGAAGAATGCCATTAGACGAAGCATTTGCTAAAGAAATTAGAAACTCAGTTGTTGCTGACTTAAAAAACACTGACTTAAGTGGTCGTGGTGGAGGTAGTTCTTCAGCCGCTATGTTCTTAAAAGAATTCACCGAAGGTGTTGAATACATTCACTTAGACGTTGCCGGAACTGCTGATTTAGGACACAGACCTACCGGAGTTATGGTTAAAACTTTAACTCAATTAGCACTTGGTACTTCTTGCGGATGCTCAAGTAAAAAAGAAGAAAAATAATACTGAGGATATATGTATTTTTTAATACATATATTTTTTATTCTCTTTTTGTGTATCATTGCTAAATTGCAACCGCGACTACTCACAAGTAAAATTTAAGCTAGCGGTTTTGCAAAAAAGAGAAATATTATAAAATTTAAAGTATATATTTTGAATAAGAGATAAGAAATTTAATTAATGTTAGTTTGAAAGGAATATTAATGTTTATGATTCAAAAATGGTTCAAAACTTTTTTTAGTGTTCATTTTCCAGATTCAAAACGACAGTGATGAGAATACTTCATTCACGCTTTTCCGGTTGTTTTATCAGGATTGTGTTTTGCCTTTAATAACTTTGTCGA is from Mycoplasmopsis pullorum and encodes:
- a CDS encoding alpha-amylase family glycosyl hydrolase, whose translation is MKKSLIFMKLATLAGSSCLLVPSCVNNAKKLKNWGDQEFTQKIQSQNMNHLSYILEAQNAKFIAPFNKQAPQSNVMYQLIVYSFADGNNDGIGDFIGLKNNLDYFSKLGVDTLYLSPIHPASSYHGYDVIDYLDVAPELGGMQAFDEFLIEAHKRGIAVILDLVFNHTSYEHPWFQAALRGEQKYRDFYRFYERKNDEHVQAYGIDDQNSIDIFLNIDKTRKPTNSEYVAEFWKGMPDLNLDNPEVVEELKAIQSFWSKKGVDGFRYDAFYHFWGSKNKYEPSDLDGTKTAKLFTQLRQASENAMNDGESRKSDKVFMFGEWWESPLNAKKYFAYQNNPALSSVIDGWHSKGLGNIQMNFNENDDFLNSMNDLEKTVNHHVEWLPFLDNHDVHRWINNVRINELNGTWNEELSKLDQDLMKFGLSALLVKQGTPILYDGNELMMHGGPKERGDNLIREAFPWSDAKKNVDFYEKRSGSEYSRIFLNSSKDIPTIEKQMSDSDSAYNLTKKLIQIRQANSDMFKMKNLDLDPSLVIDSKASIGISENSIVVRKNPKENDDFDYLVYYFSFNQSPQNWKMVLKDNYKITDVLIKQKVSINQNQIERSKSGFSIIGFKVKII
- a CDS encoding MurR/RpiR family transcriptional regulator produces the protein MAKQNLIEKKYKSNLSNNQNNRYLIDFIESNPDLVIQLSAKELSVKVFCSQSTLTRFIQSLGFENYRLFQLYIQKRKYIVENNDLELKEEGQLSIHDIINNIHKHYKFSIEDAFERYSENFDNIREYIRRLKYCKNHIIFGIGESSFVGSYLSKNLNKIGITTHNISSVHDFFGLSHVLKDNCFVTVITRSSNTAEIFPVLSHLINNRIRHCVWTRNKSLERNDIRNVLIVNSLPQQHRITSAGSKIGFLFLADLIYFILVNRVDPKFSIFDEINSNIKKWNDSNK
- a CDS encoding carbohydrate ABC transporter permease, producing MFTVKLLIKQMFLKRNLKSKQEKVANPIETTKYISKLLIMFFKLSVLLFFGAVVLFPFYFMIANSLFTRQLAEDTGTVHLVPRDLESGKILFEWSNYAKAFQDGYWKALIFTSLITAVSIAGKTFFSMTFGYAFSLKQWRFKNAMWFFFLSLLVLPELALLSQQYIVIVKLGWKDAANNFKIIIALTMPFVASVFSGFMFRNAFEAINDSVRESAKIDGASELKFFVKIAIPMIKPTIWTVAILTAFASWNSYLWPSTVYEGRTDAPLLSIWLFTTGKEEVDGLTRMVVNIRMAGAVLVVLPLIIIYSLIRKRIMNAISRQGVATKG
- a CDS encoding carbohydrate ABC transporter permease; amino-acid sequence: MFFNNLSLFSIRIKNFFRSKFSITKKQSSLRIIDAKSPFWKPSLLILPSILIILLFTIIPFILTIFVAFERRVGPKAYDIVYSTQNFIDFLDAKTKIGGEFYIALRNSFVYSVAALPISLTISILIASAIFHVINKYTRGFVQTVFFLPYVTNAIAVGLTFFYLFGGTEPQEKGLVNLIFGTNLKWLKSGESDSWLPLVVILVRGVWGNLAFQILILTSAMLGVNKQLYKSASIDGAYKAKQFFFVTLPSIQKTISFLITVGLIGGIKVFPLAIFNNSAGAAVQNGGGSIMLLIYKYITVDKSFERAAALSVYLVIIGITVSYTLRKFVALMFTLKEKKGEKNVYSKIANKTNVLKTKFKI